CAAAAGTACAAATGATTTAATATATACTGTGGGAAGCCAAACTGATATTGTAGCTTGAAAGGAATTCTGTTTAATCTTGTTCATCTCTTAAATTAGCCAGGATATGTGATAGCTCTTCTTGAAACAATGTGTTAAAGAAAATTATCTATAACTACTTTTTAGTAGGTATAGTGGGAGTGCAATCATAGATTTTGACTTAAGCTGGTAAATAGGTTCATTAAAATCCTAGTCAAAGACGTTGATATAGTAATGGATGGAGAGAGGTATCTGTTCTCCTGTTTCTTCAGAACAATGAGGTTGCTAAAGAATCTTGGTCGTAGAAACTAAGGATGGAAACTAGTCAACATGCAGGCATATTTgacttttctttttaagatctTTCTCAGGTTGTGTTCTTTGGTTTTCGATAAAGATACAATAATATTAAGGAACAAAGAAGGTAAATCATTCAcagtttgcttttctttttactCTCGTCAATAAAGATAGTGATGGGTGTAGTTATTTTAGGACCAAGATTTAAAAATCCACAAAAGGGACTCCGCTTTATTGTGAATATAAATCAAGCATATTAGAAATAAGATTTTTTACAAGCTTTGTGGATCAATGAGCTGATCTTCAACAATGAGTCATCTCAAAAAGCAGGGATAAAAGCATAGTGGATGTCACAATTGTCGTTTTGGCATATTAACATTTGTATATATTACACTGAATGCATCTGTTGTAGTCTAAGCATATATTCTCTTATTCTCCAAATGCGGTGACATTCTAATAGAATGTTACACTCTTTATGGTCTATGTCGGTATAATAGGGCTATTTGTCTTCTAAGTTGTCAATTTATGTTATTGCCACCAAAAATATCCTTCCTTTTAAAGTTAGAACTTAAAAGAGTGCTTTCTTATTGTATActattgatgattttttttatcataagaGTGGAGGAGCAATTTTCTTGGTTAAACTTCTTGTCCACTTATGTGCTTAAGTAATAGTTGTTAAATGTTTCATAATGTACATTGTCTTCTTATTGACACCACATACTCAATATAAATGACTATGTAGTCCTAATGCTCTCACTCTTATCTTAATTAATTGTgcccatttctctctctttcatagGATTACTCCCTTCAATGCACTATGACAGGTCATAAGTCAACTGTATCTTCTCTAGTGGTAGCTGATGGGGTACTTTATAGTGGAAGTTGGGATGGTACCATTCGGTTATGGTGGCTGAGTGATCACAGCCCTTTATCAGTATTAGGAGATGATAATACACCGGGAAGTTTCTCCCCCATTTTGTCACTTTCAGCACAATCTGGTTGGGTCATTTCATCCTATGAGAATGGTTTTATAAAGGTTTGTGGTTTTATACGTGCTTATATAGCAATTTCCTTTATTTGTCTAGAATTATTTCCATGGGTGAGGATACGAGTAGGAAGATGGAATAAATAAGCATTATCTTTGCAGTTGACAACAAAACATTCTATTATCATCTGTAATTTGAATCAATTGCCAACCTCTTGATTATATAAGTTGTAACAAAATGGCAATAATTTAGGACTAATCAGATTAACAGATATTAGGTTAGCTTGCttgtggttttcttttttggttagAAGTTGCTTAGGTCTCGTTGAGAGTATCTgtaatttttcttaatattaatTCCATCAGATATGGAGGAATGATGTGCTCCTGAGGGCAGAGAAAATCCACAATGGATCTATTTATGCACTCCAAATGGATAATAACTGCTTTTTTACCGGAGGATGGGATAAACTTATCAATATTCAGGTCCGTGATtgcttattttattaatttattatttattggcGTCACAAGCAGCCTTCAAAAATTTAAGTGAACTCGAGCTATTTCATAGTTGATAGTTGATACCCATATATGCGCAGTGAATTGCTATCTTCTGGTTcgcaaaaacttaaattttttttttcacaggaATTGTCAGAAAATGAGTCAGAAGTGGATTTAAGAAATATTGGCTCAATTGTTTGTGATTCATTTATTACTTCTCTTCTGTATTGGCAAGGGAAGCTATTTGTCGGGCTTTCAAATAAGGAAATAAAGGTACCTATCAATTATCTctcccttttatttttgttagtgATAATTGATTGTTTATttcttcaaaaaagaaaaaagaaaagagaaaaaagaagcaagTGATTGCCCTTTGATGCCTTCTACCGAATGCCTTTTTTATGCTCTTCTTATTTTTGTTGTCTGGATTCACGACGGTTTGCTTTTCTCATTTGTTTGAACTTGTTAAGATGGCTTGTTCTTAGGTGTACAATCAACTTAAATTTGCTGAGACTACTCTTGCGATTGTCTCATTTAGATAGAATTCCTTGTTTCAGGCATTTTACCAGGATTAAGTATGATTATCCTTTTCGGTGGCTTGAAATTTGTACTTGAATGGCCTATTATGGTTTTTTGTCATGCATTACAATTAAGATATAAATTATACCCTATTAATGAAGGGtatatatctacagatagtCCCTGAATTATCATCTAACTGGAATTTGGTCCCTTATTATTCACTTAATCAGATGAATTTTGGAACTTACTGCTGTACCATaggaaaagtagaaaaaaaaaatcccttttctttgcattctatCTTAACCGCGTGGTAATCAAGCGATATCATAGTATGGCTAATCAAATTTGactgatcttttttttttttttctcacttctcCAGGTGTACTACTATGGGTCTCAATGAAGAATTCAACGCTCAGCTATGGTTCATAAATCTATCAATAGTTTGTTAAAATTGTTCGAAGCTACGAATGAATCAGTTTAACGCAACTGGATGGAATCAAACAATTAGGCACTTCACACTTGACAGTAAATAGGGGCTTTTTTTGAAAATGATCCTGTAGAAttttgtaattggcaaaatgaccctctaaaaattttatttgtaaaactaacccttctTTCGCCACGTCGGCGTCATCTTAGATTTTTCTcgcaaagacggtgaatcgttcaccgtctttgcaTATGActcatgaaggcggtgaatggttcaccgccttctaTAGTACCCttgagaagacggtgaatggtttaccgccttCTCTAGgcgtgaaccattcaccgccttcttaATGCTTTTGGTGCTCGAGCAAGCAccttcataagacggtgaatcgttcaccgtcttcctAAGACGGTGAATTATTAACCGTCTTTAGAGTAAAACTTCCACCCAGCCTAATTTAGCTAAGTCCTCGAATCCGAACTAAAGCACAGAGaggacggtgaatggttcaccgtcttatcatggctgcactaaaggcggtgaaccattcaccgcctttagtgcaaacagcaGCAGGTGATATTTTTCAGCTCGATTTTAAAATCAATTTGAACAAGTTTCAGACAAGTATTTTCACGATAACAAATATTCCAACAAGAAACACAACATCACAAGTGGAATAACAAGATACAATCAAccggataaaaatatcaaacaaaacacagataaatatacaaatatgaattaaataaagtattatataatattatacaaagtctaagttatctaaataaaaaatatacaatcagtctctcgatcttcctctccctcgacaTCCTTGGCCACGGCCACGTCTACGTCTAAGGCCACCCCTGTACATCGAGCATAGGTACGTCATCAAATGCTTCGATACCGGCCATCTGATCAAGATTCGTAATGATAATGTCCTCGGGATGCTCCAGAATCGCTTAAGTCTCCTCTGGCTCAGGTCGATCACCCTCGATAGTGGCCGGTATAGATGCTGGGCGGGCCTGTGATGATGACGCGGCATGACGTCGAGAGTAGACTAATCTAAAGTGCTCTCGAGAGACTGGCGGCAGAAGCGAGTCCAAGTCCAATGGTAAGGAAGGAAATCTTGAAGGGACGGTGAGCATATCTGCAACATCACTAGGAGATGGAGATCGTGACACTCGTAGGCTCGATCTCGAGTATGATCCAGTCGATGTCGGTGAGTGTCTCCTGTGATGACCCGATGTCGAGGGTTGACCAAAATCTCGACCTCCAACATCAGCGGCGACAGGTATGGAAGGAATGTACTCCAGTAGTGACTCAATATGGACATCTATGCTCGTCAATGTCTCCATCATCGCATCGTAAGAAGGTCGATCATGAACTAGCATTGTGATGCCCATTTGAGTCTGTCGTAATGCGTCCACCTGCATTATAGATAAGAATTCACTATTtgcaatttatattaaatataagattaaaaaaaaattaacatatgaGTGATCGTACGAAAGCTCTCTCGGTCTAGCCGCGAGGCTGGTAAGTCAATGGTGGACGCTGTACTGGACGAGAAATTCATCTTCTCGTGATCTGCCAATACCACTCCATATAAATAGATGTCGCTTGTACCGGGTCATCACCGACAATCGGATGCTGGTCAATAATAGCATGTAATCTCTGTCTCCATCTCTCGATGTGTGCAGTATGAAAGtggacccaatcctcatctggcCGCCCCTGAGATGTGATGCGACGGATGGTCTTCACGTGAATTGGTATATGCTGGAGGAGACCAAACTGCCGTAGGACTCGATCGGGCATGTGAAGCTCAACAATATGAAAGCAAATCAGTGTCGTCCTCGATCGTCGTACCTCGCTGCCCTGTACATAGAATGTCGATAGCACATCTATAATAGCATCTGTGTACGGCCGCCATGTAATCTGTGAAAAAGCCAATAATAGTCAGCTGAATGCATTAATACGgttgtatattgaaaaaaattattgcattAATACGTACCTGAGACGCTCGCTGCTGATCTAACTCATCTCTATAGAACTCAATATCTGTCGTCCTAACATTTGCCCCAAAACGTAACCCGCCGGCGTTCGTCCACCTAATATTTGAAAAGTATGTTAGTTgcaaatgtatatatagaaatgtaaTATGTATCATATTTAATTGTCATACCGGCAACCCAAAGGGCAATCAGCCATGTCGGCAATAGCTCCAACGCTAGTAGGTCGGCCGACATGAAGATGGTTCCATGtccaaatctataaataaattacaataaattagacAGGTGAATTTAAATAGGAGAAActttatataacaattattaaatattactgATAATACATGTACTAATGTCGCTAAGCAACAGCATTCAACCTTTTCATTTAATGAAGCTGTTCACAATGCTCGATAAAGGTAGGCCAATGCTGCCGCACCCCAGGCTAAACCGCCATATGCATCAAAATCCGCTAAACAATCAGTCTCTCGTGACACTTAAGGTGAGGATGTGGCTGCCACTTTTGGCGGATTTTGATGCATGTAGCGGTTTAGCTTGGGGTGCGGTAGCATTGGCCTACCTTTATCAAGCATTGGGAACGGCTTCATTAAATGAAAAGGTCGAATGCTGTTGCTTCGCGACATTAGTACAGGTATTATcagtaatatttaataattattatataaagtttCTCCTATTTAAGTTCACCtgtctaatttattataatttatagatTTGGACATGGGACCATCTTCATGTCGGTCGACCTACTAGCGTTGGAGCTATTGCCGACATGGCTGATTGCCCTTTGGGTTGCCGGTATGACAATTAAATAtgatacatattacatttatatatatacatttgcaACTAACATACTTTTCAAATATTAGGTGGACGAACGCCGGCGGGTTACGTTTTAGGGCAAATGTTAGGACGACAAATATTGAGTTCTATAGAGATGAGTTAGATCAGCAGCGAGCGTCTCAGGTACGTATTAATGCAacaatttttttcaatatacaacCGTATTAATGCATTTAGCTGACTATTATTGGCTTTTTCACAGATTACATGGCGGCCGTACACAGATGCTATTATAGATGTGCTATCGACATTCTATGTACAGGGCAGCGAGGTACGACGATCGAGGATGACACTGATTTGCTTTCATATTGTTGAGCTTCACGTGCCCAATTGAGTCCTACGGCAGTTTGGTCTCCTCCAGCATATACCAATTCACGTGGAGACTATCCGTCGCATCACATCTCAGGAGCGgccagatgaggattgggtccaCTTTCATGCTGCACACATCAAGAGATAGGGACAGAGATTACAGGCTATTATTGACCAGCATCCGATTGTCGGTGATGACCCGGTACAGGCGACATCTATTTATATGGAGTGGTATTGGCAGATCACGAGAAGATGGATTTTTCGTCCAGTACAGCGTCCACCATTGACTTACCAGCCTCGCGGCCAGACCGAGAGAGCTTTCGTACGATCACtcatatgttaatttttttttaatcttatatttaatttaaattgcaaataGTGAGTTCTTATCTATAATGCAGGTCGATGTATTACGACAGACTCAAATGGGCATCACAGGACTAGTTCATGATCGGCCTTCTTACGATGCGATGATGGAGACATTGATGAGCATAGATGTCCATATTGAGTCACTACTGGAGTACATTCCTTCCATACCTGTCGCCGCTGATGTTGGAGGTCGAGATTTTGGTCAACCCTCGACATCGGGTCATCACAGGAGACACTCACCGACATCGACTGGATCATACTCGAGATCGAGCCTACGAGTGTCACGATCTCCATCTCCTAGTGATGTTGCAGATATGCTCACCGCCCCTTCAAGATTTCCTACCTTGCCATTGGATTTGGACTCGCTTCCGCCGCCAGTCTCTCGAGAGCACTTTAGATTAGTGTACTCTCGACGTCATGCCGCGTCATCATCATAGGCCCCCCCAGCATCTACACCGGCCACTATCGAGGGTGATCGACTTGAGCCAGAGGAGACTTAGGCGATTCCGGAGCATCCCGAGGGCATTATCATTGCGGATCTCGATCAGATGGTCGGTATCGAGGCACTTGATGACGTACCTATTGCTGAGCTCGATGTACAGGGTGGCCGTAGACGTGGCcgtggccgaggacgtcgatggagaggaagatcgagagactgattgtatatttttgatttagagAGCAtactttgtataatattataaatactttatttagttcaatttgtatatttgtctgtgttttgtttgatatttttatccggTTGATTGTATTTTGTTATTCCACTTGTGATGTTGTGTTTTTTGTTGGAATATTTGTTATCGTGAAAATACTTGCCTCAAACTTGTTCAAATTGATTTTAAAATCGAGCTGAAAAATATCACCTGCtgctgtttgcactaaaggcggtgaaccattcaccgcctttagtgcaaatccCCCACAGCCgcaaaaaaattggctaagtcctgaactGGGGgctgtttgcactaaagacggtgaatggttcactgccTTTAGTGCAGCcatgataagacggtgaaccattcaccgtcttatctgtacTTTAGCTCGGATTCGAGTACTTAGCTAAATTAGGCTGGGTGGGAGTTTTactctaaagacggtgaacgatttaccgtcTTATGTAGGTGCTGGCTCGAGCACCAAGGGCATTGTGAAGGCACGCGGCAAGGGCATtaagaaggcggtgaatggttcacgtTTAAAGAAGgtggtaaaccattcaccgtcttctcgaGAGTATTAtagaaggcggtgaaccatttaccgtatTCATGAGTCATATGCAAAGACGGTGAAAGATTCACCGTCTTTGCGAGAAAAATCTGAGGTGGCAccgacgtggcgaaaggaggattaattttacaaataaaattttcagagggtcattttgccaattacaaaaTTCTACAGGATCATTTTCAAAAAAAGCCCGTAAATAGAGAACATGCTTTGTCAAATCAGTCTACAGTGTAtagttctgtttttttttcttttcttctcttctctttcctttttgctGTAAATGCTGAATTGTTCTGCAAATAAATTTGACAGATGGTCTTTGAATCCTTTTCAGATTATTTATGGCCTTTTTGAATATATGATTATCTCGCTCACACCATcctttttttatccttttttgtTTGCGCAAGAAACAAGTGTTGATTTGTGGACGTGAGAAAATGTTTATTATTAGGAATACATTATAAGAAAAATCATGATGATAAGACCTCGCACTTTGGCGGCCAAAGGTTTATTTGTTTCTTGGAAGCTGAAGTTCGGGTTGAAGCAGATTCTCGGATGAATTGCTTTTCTTTCGTTATTGGTTTCTATAGTTATGGAATTGACGTTCCTTCAAATTTGCTATTTATTTGGTAAAAAGTGAATGACATGAAAGCTAAAGTTTTATATCgttagtattttattattttttcactctttttttttttctttctgtaatTGACTTTGATTTGGGATATGCCTAAGTTAGCAACAGTATTTCAAAACGTTTGAGGTTTGATAGTAGGTGAAATTACGGTGATCAAAAAAATGGAAGTTAGTATTTGCAGTTAAAAACTACTCTGACCCTCTCCACTTTTGGTTCCATAATGTACTTGCACATCGATCAATTCTCatgttgtgttttttttttttttttttggagaaacttcaaataacccccttgtagtttcactttttttcactttagtaccctgtggtttaaagtgtatcaagttagtaccatgtggtttctcactttatcactttagtaccttatggtttaaagtgtatcaagttagtaccatgtggtttcgcactttatcactttagtaccctgtggttttgcactttattattttagtaccctatggtttaaaaaccacagggtactaacttgatacaaataaaactatagggtactaacttgatacaaaaataaaatcacgaagtactaacttgatgcattttaaaccacagggtactaaagtgataaagtgagaacccacagggtactaacttgatacattttaaaccatatggtactaaaatgaaaaagtgcgaaaccacaaggggggtttttgaagtttttcccttttttttttttgagaaaaggtagcgtgctaccaCTTCATTAATTTAGAATATGAACTTGGCTATAAGGTGCGACAGCCGGAACCtcaggaaaaaggaaaaaagaaaataaactaaactaaaataagataaataaggATAAGGTAAAGTAAGAAAACATCGACCCATCGAATTGTGAGGGCAGAAACTAAGCCATAAATTTTTGAGAGATCTAATCTCTGCCAACAAGTACCCCGGTGGGTGTTTTGTCTTCACGAAGATTTTTCTGTTCCTTTCCAACCAGAGAACCCACCAAGTAGTGGCAATAGTCGCTAATTCTCATGTTGAGAGATCTAATTCTCATGTTGTGttgtttagaaaaaatattctaatattatttgaaaaaatttactttttgttGAAGGCATGTTTAGTTATGAGGAATTATAACCCTCGATAGTCCTGATTTTGTTAAACTCAACTTTGCAAGCAATATCACGATTTTGTGCTGTAAGCTAAGAACAGAGACTTTAAAACAAGATAGAATGTGGGTTTCACATAATCTCAAAAGTTCACGACATTTTcagttataaaattattatcacGATTTTATATCGTACGCTAAGTatagaaattttgaaatgaaataaatgagtTTCATATAATCTCGATAGTTTACAGTATCTTTCAATCGCAAATTGTTGTCAATTACATATATAAATCAATTTGCCTCTTGAATTTATTTAAAACAATTAATGTGGCAAAAGTCAAATCGGCTCTCCGAAGTAGCAGCAGTAGCGTACTCCAAATTATATTACTTTCTCTCCTGCATCTtccaatttgaaaaattaaaacaaaaagaaactaaagaaaACAAATTCATTTTGAATGTGTTGGGCCATCCATTTAATTATCTTTTTCATCTCTCACACCGTAccatgcgaaaaaaaaaagaatttcaaaaaaaaataattaaaggaaacaaaatgaccattttgaaAAGGAACCTGGAGCGGGAACCCCCCAtcgattctctctctctctctctctctctctctctctcgatcggCGACCAAACCCTACCACCTCCCATGGCGAAGCCACTCAGCCTCAACGAGCGCAACGAtcgcctcctccaccacctctccCGCAGCCGCCCccggaaccctaaccctaatccgcAGCCTCGCGCCGGTACCTCCTGAAACCCTAATTTCGCGCACTTCCTcccctcaaaaccctaattttgatCTTCATTGATGCTCCTGTTGTCGTTCGATTGCAGAGGTGAGGGTGCGGAAGGTGAAGCTCGAGGGTCGCCGCCGCCTGTGCAAGCTCTCCGCCGccgctgatgatgatgatgaggtcGCGGATGGTGGGAATTGGCTGGATTCGCCGCCTACGGTGAAGGAGGGCGGAGGAAGTGGTGGTGGGGGTGGTTGCGACAGTATTAGAGACATCTTGGACGATCTCAGCTCCCGGCTCGAGCTTCTGTCCGTGGAGAAGCCGAAGCCGAAGCCGAAGCCGAAGCAGGAGCCCGCGCCACATAAATCGGAGCCAGAAGTGGAGTATAGGAGTGCCACCTCCTCTCTATCGGATCCGTCGCCCTCCCTTTCAAGCCCGGATGAGGTAAAAGAGACTAAGAATTGTGGGGAGGAAGTGAAAGGAAAAGCCCCCAAACGCCTTGTTTTAGATGTCGAtgaagaggacgaggaggagaaggaagaggaaagtGTGGCTTCTAAAAGCAGTTGGAATGAAGAATCTGAGGTTCTTGACGATGAGAATGAAGGGGCTTTGAGCGATGCCCAGGATGAAGATGGAGAGGACTTTACCATGGCCGGAACTGGGGTGAGCAAATCAAGGGTTTATAAGCTTCCtgataaaattgttaaaaagCTTTACCCGCATCAACGAGATGGGTTGAAATGGCTGTGGTCGTTGCACTGCAAGGCAACGGGAGGGATTCTGGGTGATGACATGGGTCTGGGAAAGACGATGCAGGTGAAGCTCATCATCTCCTCTTCTTGATTGCTTATTGGTCTTGAAACAAAACTAAAACTTGATCTTCGTGCTTAGTATAGCATAGTTGCATTTATAATTGTGTTATGCCACCATTTTTAGTTCCTGTGAATCTTTCTAGGAAGAGGAGTATTATAGGTTTCTCTTGCTTATCTGTTTTACAGTCTATAACTGTAGCCGACGCCGTCATGTCTATGTGGGAAACAGCAACATACTGCATAGGTTTTCTAAATGAGAAGAAGTACTTATGATTTTAGTGAAGTTCCTCATCTGCTGATATCAACATCTCCAAACAAGTGGGAATGCCATTCCTACCTCTTGCCCTGCTTTTGAAGAGTTACCCATCTTAAACACTCATTAAATGAGAgaattttttgatcatttttctaCCTTGAGATGTCATTTGAAATGATTCATCAATGAACGTCCTTGCTAACTTCTGATATGGCTATGTTTGTATGTCCTTTTCTTCTAGAGCTTTGAATGGCTTAATCATCATATATTTACAAGATTACGAAAGACACATGTTTGTTAATGTGCAAGAGAATTATATTTCTTGATTTGAGAATCTTATATTATGTTTTGATCCTTGTCCTTTTGAACACTATTTAGTACTTCCACCTTGCTGATGCCTGGTGGTcttgaagctttttttttctttcagatTTGTGCTTTCTTGGTCGGTCTTTTCCATTCACTCT
This DNA window, taken from Ananas comosus cultivar F153 linkage group 5, ASM154086v1, whole genome shotgun sequence, encodes the following:
- the LOC109710188 gene encoding serine/threonine-protein phosphatase 7 long form homolog; this encodes MADCPLGCRWTNAGGLRFGANVRTTDIEFYRDELDQQRASQITWRPYTDAIIDVLSTFYVQGSEVRRSRTTLICFHIVELHMPDRVLRQFGLLQHIPIHVKTIRRITSQGRPDEDWVHFHTAHIERWRQRLHAIIDQHPIVGDDPVQATSIYMEWYWQITRR